A genomic window from Chanos chanos chromosome 14, fChaCha1.1, whole genome shotgun sequence includes:
- the acacb gene encoding acetyl-CoA carboxylase 2: MVGPSASQESVLAVTHEPSTTSMRPSMSGPHLVKKGREHRKMDVPRDFAVASPAEFVTRFGGNRVIDKVLIANNGIAAVKCMRSIRRWSYEMFRNERTIRFVVMVTPEDLKANAEYIKMADHYVPVPGGPNNNNYANVEMIVDIAKRIPVQAVWAGWGHASENPKLPELLHKAGISFLGPSSKAMWALGDKVASSIVAQSADIPILPWSGSGLRVEWAEEDHRLGNVISVPPELYAQGCVHDVDEGLASAEKIGYPVMIKASEGGGGKGIRKVDCAEEFPGFFRQVQAEAPGSPIFIMQLAQHARHLEVQILADQYGNAISLFGRDCSIQRRHQKIIEEAPATIASLSTFEQMERCAVRLAKMVGYVSAGTVEYLFSEDGSFHFLELNPRLQVEHPCTEMIADVNLPAAQLQIAMGIPLYRIKDIRVLYGETPWGDTPINFESPECNPCPRGHVIAARITSENPDEGFKPSSGTVQELNFRSSKNVWGYFSVGATGGLHEFADSQFGHCFSWGENREEAISNMVVAMKELSIRGDFRTTVEYLIKLLETESFRNNDIDTGWLDHLIAEKVQAERPDTMLGVVCGALHVADSNFRKSMSDFLHSLERGQVLPAASLLNTVEADLIYEGVKYSLKVARQSSTTYVIIMNGSDIEIDVHSLSDGGLLLSYSGSSYTTYMKEEIDSYRITVGNKTCVFEKERDPTVLRSPSAGKLLQYIVEDGGHVPAGHPYAEIEVMKMVMTLTAQESGCVHFVKRPGAVLEPGCIVARMELDDPSSIRPVELNTQALPPQEPLPIIGEKLHQVFHSVLENLYRVMDGYCLPEPYFSDKVKKWVGTLMKTLRDPSLPLLELQEIMTSVSGRIPVTVEKAIRKVMAQYASNITSVLCQFPSQRIANILDSHAATLQRKSDREVFFMNTQSIVQLVQRYRSGIRGYMKTVVLDLLKRYLQVEMQFQQAHYDKCVINLREQYKPDMTPVLECIFSHAQVSKKNILVTMLIDQLCGRDPTLADELMTILNELTQLSKVENSKVALRARQVLIASHLPSYELRHNQVESIFLSAIDMYGHQFCPENLKKLILSETSIFDVLPNFFYHNNRVVCMAALEVYVRRAYIAYELNSLQHHQLLDGTCAVDFQFMLPSSHPNRGSSPTLNRVSVAVSSSTQFEMKRQGSELFLEGALSPPCQRMGAMVAFQCFEDFKRSFDEVISCFADPLMESPLFSEACSSLYDEENSKNMRENPIHILNVSIKSADTEDDDALVTAFSTFAQSKKDLLYEYGIRRITFLIAQKREFPKFFTFRARDKFQEDRIYRNLEPALAFQLELNRMRNFDLTAVPCANHKMHLYLGAARVKEGAEVTDYRFFMRAIIRHSDLITKEASFEYLQNEGERLLLEAMDELEVAFSNTTVRTDCNHIFLNFVPTVIMDPSKIEESVRSMVMRYGSRLWKLRVLQAELKINIRLTTTGNAVPIRLFLTNESGYYLDISLYKEVTEPGSGQIMFQSYGDKQGPLHGMLINTPYVTKDQLQAKRFQAQSLGTTYVYDFPEMFRQALFKLWGPGDSYPKDILMCTELVLDSQGMLVQMNRLPGDNEVGMVAFRMKMKTPEYPEGREIIVICNDITYKIGSFGPEEDQLFLRASELARAEGIPRVYVAANSGARIGLAEEIRHMFQVAWIDPDDPYKGFKYLYLTPQDYTRISATNSVHCHHVEEGGESRYIITDIIGKDEGLGVENLRGSGTIAGESSQAYEEIITISMVTCRAIGIGAYLVRLGQRVIQVENSHIILTGAGALNKVLGREVYTSNNQLGGVQIMHNNGVTHTTVPDDFEGVFTILQWLSYMPKNKHSPAPIIAPTDPVEREIEFIPTKAPYDPRWLLCGRPHPAVKGAWQSGFFDHGTFMEIMSTWAQTVVVGRARLGGIPLGVIAVETRTVEVVIPADPANLDSEAKLIQQAGQVWFPDSAFKTAQAIRDFNREKLPLMVFANWRGFSGGMKDMYDQVLKFGAYIVDGLREFRQPVLVYIPPHAELRGGSWVVIDPTINPVYMELYADKESRGGVLEAEGTVEIKFRRKDLLKTMRRTDPVYASLAEQLGTPELSGEERTNLEAKLKAREEFLLPIYHQVAVQFVDLHDTPGRMQEKGVITDILDWKDARTFFYWRLRRLLLEEVVKNEILQANRDLSNGHIQSMLRRWFVETEGTVKAYLWDNNKVVVEWLERHLSTEDGTRSAIRENIKYLKRDYALKHIRSLVQANPEVAMDCIIHMSQIISTSQRAKISHLLATMDGPTPN, translated from the exons ATGGTGGGACCCTCTGCTTCCCAGGAATCCGTGCTAGCGGTCACTCATGAACCTTCCACAACCAGCATGAG GCCTAGCATGTCTGGGCCCCATCTGgtgaaaaagggaagagagcaCAGGAAAATGGATGTTCCCCGAGATTTCGCCGTGGCCTCGCCGGCCGAGTTTGTCACTCGCTTCGGTGGCAACCGGGTCATTGACAAG GTTCTCATTGCCAATAATGGCATTGCTGCAGTAAAATGCATGCGCTCTATCCGTCGGTGGTCATATGAGATGTTCCGGAACGAGAGGACCATCCGTTTTGTCGTGATGGTCACGCCAGAGGACCTGAAAGCAAACGCAG AATACATCAAAATGGCAGACCACTATGTTCCTGTCCCTGGAGGTCCAAACAACAATAATTACGCCAACGTTGAGATGATCGTGGATATTGCTAAGAGGATTCCAGTGCAg GCAGTGTGGGCTGGATGGGGCCACGCTTCGGAAAATCCCAAACTTCCGGAGCTGCTCCATAAAGCAGGAATATCTTTCTTAG GACCATCTAGCAAAGCCATGTGGGCTCTGGGAGACAAAGTGGCGTCCTCCATTGTGGCTCAAAGCGCAGACATACCAATCCTTCCTTGGAGTGGATCAG gCCTGAGGGTGGAATGGGCGGAGGAGGACCACAGACTGGGTAACGTGATCAGCGTACCCCCGGAGCTCTACGCACAGGGATGCGTTCATGACGTGGATGAAGGGCTTGCG AGTGCAGAGAAGATCGGCTATCCGGTCATGATCAAGGCCTCAGAAGGCGGTGGCGGTAAGGGCATCCGTAAAGTGGACTGCGCTGAGGAGTTCCCTGGCTTCTTCAGACAG GTCCAGGCGGAGGCACCTGGCTCGCCCATCTTCATCATGCAGTTGGCTCAGCATGCCCGTCACCTGGAGGTTCAGATACTGGCAGACCAGTACGGCAACGCTATCTCCCTGTTTGGCCGAGACTGCTCCATCCAGAGACGCCACCAGAAGATCATCGAGGAGGCGCCGGCCACCATCGCGTCCCTGTCGACGTTCGAGCAAATGGAACGG TGTGCCGTGCGGCTAGCTAAGATGGTTGGCTACGTCAGCGCGGGCACGGTGGAGTACCTGTTCTCAGAGGATGGGAGCTTTCATTTCCTGGAGCTGAACCCTCGCCTGCAGGTGGAACATCCCTGTACAGAAATGATTGCCGACGTCAACCTTCCTGCCGCCCAGCTTCAG ATTGCTATGGGCATCCCTCTGTACAGAATAAAGGATATCCGTGTTCTGTACGGAGAAACGCCGTGGGGAGACACGCCAATAAACTTTGAGAGTCCGGAGTGTAACCCCTGTCCACGCGGACATGTCATCGCTGCTCGGATCACCAGCGAAAACCCGGATGAG GGTTTTAAGCCGAGCTCGGGTACAGTCCAGGAGCTGAACTTCCGCAGCAGTAAGAACGTCTGGGGTTACTTCAGTGTCGGGGCGACAGGTGGCCTGCACGAGTTTGCAGACTCACAATTCGGACACTGCTTCTCCTGGGGTGAAAATCGAGAAGAGGCGATTTC AAACATGGTCGTTGCCATGAAGGAGCTGTCTATTCGTGGAGACTTCAGGACAACGGTTGAATACCTCATCAAGttgctggagacagagagcttCAGGAACAACGACATTGACACAGGGTGGTTAGACCACCTCATTGCGGAAAAAGTACAG GCGGAGAGGCCAGATACGATGTTGGGGGTTGTATGTGGGGCGCTTCATGTGGCTGATTCGAATTTCAGAAAGAGCATGTCAGACTTCCTGCACTCTCTGGAGAG GGGCCAGGTTCTACCTGCAGCCAGCCTACTGAACACGGTAGAGGCTGATCTCATCTACGAAGGGGTCAAATACTCTCTTAAG GTGGCGCGCCAGTCTTCAACCACCTACGTCATCATCATGAACGGTTCAGACATCGAGATCGACGTTCACAGCCTGAGCGACGGGGGACTGCTCCTGTCCTACAGCGGAAGCAGCTACACTACATACATGAAAGAGGAAATCGACAG CTACCGCATCACAGTGGGCAACAagacatgtgtgtttgagaaggaGCGAGACCCCACGGTTCTCAGGTCACCCTCTGCTGGAAAACTGCTGCAGTACATTGTGGAGGATGGAGGACACGTCCCTGCGGGCCATCCGTACGCAGAGATAGAG GTGATGAAGATGGTAATGACACTGACCGCTCAGGAATCTGGCTGTGTGCACTTTGTAAAGAGGCCAGGAGCAGTTCTGGAACCGGGCTGCATTGTGGCTCGGATGGAACTGGATGATCCCAGCAGTATTCGTCCG gttGAGCTGAACACACAGGCTCTCCCACCCCAGGAACCCTTACCCATCATTGGGGAGAAGCTGCATCAGGTGTTCCACAGTGTCCTGGAGAACCTGTACAGGGTCATGGATGGCTACTGCCTTCCTGAGCCTTACTTCAGTgataag GTGAAGAAGTGGGTGGGAACACTAATGAAGACCTTACGtgacccctccctccccctgctGGAGCTGCAAGAGATCATGACCAGCGTGTCCGGACGCATCCCCGTTACCGTGGAGAAGGCCATCCGCAAAGTCATGGCCCAGTATGCCAGTAACATCACCTCTGTCCTCTGCCAGTTCCCCAGTCAGAGG ATAGCAAACATACTGGACAGTCATGCAGCCACTCTCCAGAGGAAGTCTGACCGCGAGGTCTTTTTTATGAACACGCAGAGCATTGTACAGCTGGTGCAGAG GTACCGTAGTGGCATTAGAGGTTATATGAAAACTGTTGTTTTGGACCTGCTGAAGCGCTACCTCCAAGTTGAAATGCAGTTTCAACAAG CCCACTACGACAAATGTGTGATCAACCTGAGAGAGCAGTATAAGCCAGACATGACTCCTGTGCTGGAGTGTATATTCTCCCATGCTCAGGTCTCCAAGAAGAACATCCTGGTCACCATGCTCATA GATCAGTTATGTGGGAGAGATCCGACTCTCGCCGATGAGCTGATGACCATTCTGAACGAGCTCACTCAACTCAGCAAAGTGGAGAACTCCAAAGTGGCCCTGCGTGCCCGACAG GTTTTGATCGCCTCCCATCTGCCATCCTATGAACTCAGGCACAATCAGGTGGAATCTATTTTTCTATCAGCTATTGACATGTATGGGCACCAGTTCTGCCCGGAGAACCTCAAG AAACTCATCCTCTCTGAAACTTCCATCTTTGACGTTTTACCCAATTTCTTCTACCACAACAACCGGGTGGTGTGTATGGCTGCTttagag GTGTATGTGCGGAGGGCCTACATAGCGTATGAGCTCAACAGCCTCCAACACCACCAGCTGCTGGACGGAACGTGCGCCGTGGACTTCCAGTTCATGTTACCCTCGTCCCACCCCAACAG AGGGAGCAGTCCTACTCTGAACAG GGTCTCTGTGGCAGTGAGCAGCTCGACGCAGTTTGAGATGAAGCGACAGGGCAGTGAACTTTTCTTAGAGGGGGCGCTGTCTCCTCCCTGTCAGAGGATGGGCGCCATGGTGGCCTTCCAGTGCTTTGAGGACTTTAAGAG gtcttTTGACGAGGTCATCTCCTGCTTTGCCGATCCTTTGATGGAGAGCCCTCTGTTCTCTGAGGCGTGTTCCAGTCTGTATGATGAGGAGAACAGTAAG aacatgagagaaaatccaatacatattttaaatgtgtcaatCAAATCTGCTGACACAGAGGACGATGATGCCCTGGTCACTGCCTTTAGCACTTTTGCCCAATCCAAG aAAGACCTGCTCTATGAATATGGGATCAGAAGAATCACGTTTCTGATCGCACAAAAG AGAGAATTTCCCAAGTTCTTCACATTCAGAGCTAGAGATAAG tttcaAGAGGACCGAATCTACCGTAATTTGGAGCCTGCGCTGGCCTTCCAGCTGGAGCTCAACCGCATGCGTAACTTTGACCTGACAGCTGTACCTTGTGCCAATCATAAAATGCACCTGTACCTGGGAGCAGCTCGGGTGAAGGAGGGGGCAGAGGTCACCGACTACCGATTCTTCATGCGAGCCATAATCCGCCACTCTGACCTGATCACgaag GAGGCCTCCTTTGAGTACCtgcagaatgaaggagagagattgCTATTAGAGGCCATGGATGAACTGGAGGTTGCCTTCAGCAACACCACAGTACGCACTGACTGCAACCACATCTTCCTCAACTTCGTCCCTACCGTTATCATGGATCCCTCCAAG ATTGAGGAATCAGTACGCTCTATGGTAATGCGTTATGGGAGCCGTTTGTGGAAACTGCGTGTCCTTCAAGCCGAGCTCAAGATCAACATTCGTCTTACAACGACCGGGAACGCCGTTCCCATCCGTCTGTTTTTGACGAACGAGTCTGGATACTACCTAGACATCAGCCTCTACAAGGAGGTCACAGAACCTGGATCTGGACAG ATCATGTTCCAGTCATATGGAGATAAACAGGGCCCTCTGCACGGCATGCTAATAAACACTCCCTACGTGACCAAAGACCAGCTGCAGGCAAAACGCTTCCAGGCCCAAAGTTTGGGCACCACCTATGTCTACGACTTCCCAGAGATGTTCCGCCAG gcTCTGTTTAAGTTATGGGGACCGGGAGACAGCTACCCtaaagatattttaatgtgCACAGAGCTTGTGCTGGATTCTCAGGGCATGCTGGTACAGATGAATCGGTTGCCTGGAGACAATGAG gtggGAATGGTCGCCTTTAGAATGAAGATGAAGACGCCAGAGTATCCAGAGGGGCGGGAAATTATCGTCATTTGCAACGACATCACCTATAAGATTGGGTCATTTGGACCTGAGGAGGATCAGCTGTTTCTTCGAGCATCTGAGCTGGCCAGAGCAGAGGGAATTCCTCGTGTCTACGTCGCGGCCAATAGTGGAGCCCGTATCGGCCTGGCCGAGGAGATCCGTCACATGTTCCAAGTGGCCTGGATTGATCCTGATGACCCCTATAAG GGTTTTAAGTACCTGTACCTAACACCACAGGACTACACCCGCATTAGCGCCACTAACTCTGTCCACTGTCATCATGTGGAGGAAGGTGGAGAGTCCAG GTACATCATCACTGACATCATCGGAAAGGACGAGGGGCTTGGGGTCGAGAACTTGAGAGGATCAGGCACCATTGCTGGGGAGTCCTCGCAAGCCTATGAAGAGATTATAACCATTAGCATG GTAACGTGTCGTGCCATAGGAATCGGGGCTTACCTGGTGCGTCTGGGACAGAGGGTGATTCAGGTGGAGAACTCCCACATCATCCTGACCGGCGCCGGAGCCCTCAACAAG GTGCTGGGTCGTGAGGTCTACACCTCAAACAATCAGTTAGGCGGAGTACAGATCATGCACAACAATGGAGTCACGCACACCACTGTTCCCGACGACTTTGAGGGGGTGTTCACCATCTTGCAGTGGCTCTCCTACATGCCAAAG AACAAGCACAGTCCAGCTCCAATTATCGCCCCTACGGATCCAGTGGAGAGGGAAATCGAGTTTATCCCTACTAAAGCACCCTATGACCCCCGCTGGCTACTCTGTGGAAGGCCACACCCTG CTGTGAAGGGAGCTTGGCAAAGTGGCTTTTTCGATCATGGGACGTTCATGGAGATCATGAGTACGTGGGCTCAGACGGTAGTGGTCGGAAGAGCAAG GTTAGGAGGGATTCCCCTCGGTGTCATTGCCGTGGAAACGCGTACTGTTGAGGTGGTCATCCCAGCAGATCCAGCTAATTTGGACTCAGAGGCCAAA CTCATACAGCAAGCAGGCCAGGTGTGGTTCCCAGACTCAGCATTCAAAACGGCCCAGGCCATCCGAGACTTCAACCGGGAGAAGCTTCCGCTGATGGTGTTTGCCAACTGGAGAGGTTTCTCTGGGGGAATGAAAG ACATGTATGATCAGGTGTTGAAGTTTGGGGCCTACATTGTGGATGGTCTGAGGGAGTTTCGGCAACCAGTGTTGGTCTACATCCCACCACACGCTGAGCTGAGAGGGGGATCATGGGTAGTGATCGACCCCACCATCAACCCAGTCTACATGGAGCTTTATGCAGACAAGGAGAGCAG gGGTGGTGTATTGGAAGCAGAGGGCACAGTTGAGATTAAATTCCGTCGTAAAGATCTGTTGAAGACCATGCGCCGGACTGACCCTGTATATGCCAGTTTGGCCGAGCAGCTTG GCACTCCAGAACTGTCAGGGGAAGAACGCACAAACCTGGAAGCCAAACTGAAGGCTAGGGAGGAGTTCCTCCTCCCCATCTACCACCAGGTGGCAGTACAGTTTGTGGACCTCCATGACACACCGGGGAGAATGCAAGAGAAGGGCGTCATCACG GACATCTTGGACTGGAAGGATGCTAGGACTTTCTTCTACTGGCGTCTGCGGCGCCTCctgctggaggaggtggtgaagAACGAGATACTGCAGGCCAACAGAGACTTGAGCAATGGACACATACAATCCATGCTGCGTCGCTGGTTCGTTGAAACGGAAGGAACTGTGAAA